In one Streptomyces sp. NBC_00597 genomic region, the following are encoded:
- a CDS encoding ROK family protein — protein MTVAIDIGGTKIAGALVHPDGRMTATTRRPTPRGTDGERVFAAVAEVVAELAGSTLWPSAVRCGIGSAGPVDTSRGTVSPVNIGAWREFPVQARIEAELARHGVALPTVLAGDGVAMTAAEHWLGAARGHANALCMVVSTGVGGGLILNNQLHPGPTGNAGHIGHISVAFDGEQCVCGGHGCVESIASGTAIARWARAQGWTPPGPDGDATAAGVALAAEAGDRVAVAAFDRAGRALAAAIAATATLVETDIAVIGGGVAASGDTLLAPIRAHLADYATLSFVSGLKVVPAALGTHAGLIGAAAAALMLLPAA, from the coding sequence CTGACGGTGGCCATCGACATCGGCGGTACGAAGATCGCCGGTGCGCTGGTGCACCCCGACGGCAGGATGACGGCCACCACCCGCCGTCCCACCCCGCGGGGAACGGACGGCGAGCGGGTCTTCGCCGCCGTCGCCGAGGTCGTCGCCGAACTGGCCGGCTCGACACTGTGGCCGTCGGCGGTCCGGTGCGGCATCGGCAGCGCGGGTCCCGTCGACACCTCCCGCGGCACGGTGAGCCCGGTGAACATCGGGGCGTGGCGGGAGTTCCCGGTCCAGGCCCGGATCGAGGCCGAACTGGCCCGGCACGGCGTGGCCCTGCCGACCGTACTCGCCGGTGACGGCGTGGCGATGACCGCCGCCGAGCACTGGCTGGGCGCGGCCCGGGGGCACGCGAACGCCCTGTGCATGGTGGTCTCCACCGGGGTCGGCGGAGGCCTGATCCTGAACAACCAGCTCCACCCCGGACCCACGGGCAACGCGGGCCACATCGGCCACATCAGCGTGGCCTTCGACGGTGAGCAGTGCGTCTGCGGGGGCCACGGCTGCGTGGAGTCCATCGCCTCGGGCACCGCCATCGCCCGCTGGGCCCGGGCCCAGGGCTGGACCCCGCCCGGCCCGGACGGGGATGCCACCGCGGCGGGCGTGGCCCTGGCCGCCGAGGCCGGGGACCGGGTCGCCGTGGCCGCCTTCGACCGTGCGGGCCGCGCCCTGGCCGCAGCCATCGCGGCCACCGCGACCCTCGTCGAAACGGACATCGCGGTCATCGGCGGGGGCGTCGCCGCCTCAGGCGACACGCTCCTCGCGCCGATCCGCGCCCACCTGGCCGACTACGCCACGCTCTCGTTCGTGAGCGGCCTCAAGGTGGTCCCGGCCGCCCTGGGAACCCACGCGGGGCTGATCGGCGCGGCCGCGGCGGCGCTGATGCTGCTGCCCGCGGCCTGA
- the dapF gene encoding diaminopimelate epimerase, whose product MTQTSLSFLKGHGTENDFVIVPDPDNAVDLPATAVAKLCDRRAGIGADGVLHVVRSAAHPEAAHMADEAEWFMDYRNSDGSIAEMCGNGVRVFARYLQYAGHVEPGDLAVATRGGVKRVHLDKSGDVTVSMGRAVLPEEQVTVTVGDRTWPARNVNMGNPHAVAFVDSLDHAGKLLDPPPFSPAEVYPTGVNVEFVVDRGPRHVAMRVHERGSGETRSCGTGACAVAVAAIRRDGVDPAATGAPVTYTVDLPGGTLLITEHPDGQIDMTGPAVIVAAGEFDAAWLTETAFG is encoded by the coding sequence GTGACGCAGACGAGCCTCTCCTTCCTCAAGGGCCACGGCACCGAGAACGACTTCGTGATCGTCCCGGACCCGGACAACGCCGTCGACCTGCCCGCGACCGCCGTCGCGAAGCTCTGCGACCGGCGCGCCGGCATCGGCGCGGACGGCGTGCTGCACGTCGTCCGGTCCGCCGCACACCCCGAGGCCGCGCATATGGCCGACGAGGCCGAGTGGTTCATGGACTACCGCAACAGCGACGGCTCCATCGCCGAGATGTGCGGCAACGGCGTCCGCGTCTTCGCCCGCTACCTCCAGTACGCAGGCCACGTCGAGCCCGGCGACCTGGCCGTCGCCACCCGTGGCGGCGTCAAGCGGGTCCACCTCGACAAGAGCGGCGACGTGACGGTCTCCATGGGTCGCGCCGTCCTCCCCGAGGAGCAGGTCACCGTCACCGTCGGCGACCGCACCTGGCCCGCCCGCAACGTCAACATGGGGAACCCGCACGCCGTCGCGTTCGTTGACAGCCTGGACCACGCCGGAAAGCTGCTCGACCCGCCCCCGTTCAGCCCGGCCGAGGTCTACCCCACGGGGGTCAACGTGGAGTTCGTCGTCGACCGCGGCCCCCGCCACGTCGCCATGCGCGTCCACGAGCGCGGATCCGGCGAGACCCGCTCCTGCGGCACCGGCGCCTGCGCCGTCGCCGTGGCCGCCATCCGCCGCGACGGCGTCGACCCGGCCGCCACCGGGGCGCCGGTCACATACACCGTCGACCTCCCCGGCGGCACCCTGCTCATCACCGAACACCCCGACGGCCAGATCGACATGACCGGACCGGCCGTCATCGTGGCCGCGGGCGAGTTCGACGCGGCCTGGCTCACCGAAACGGCTTTCGGCTGA
- a CDS encoding LacI family DNA-binding transcriptional regulator, protein MARRPTIKDIARRAGVSESAVSFALNDRPGVSRETRARIRGVAEELGWQPNSAARALSGERSGAVGLVLARPAQTLGVESFFLQLVSGIQEVLSAGRVALLFQVVDDIDAECAVHRRWWAERRVDGVLVVDPRTDDPRPELLAQLGLPAVMIGGTGETGPLSSVWADDARAMAQVLDHLYELGHRRITHVAGLPGLAHTARRMASLRAEAEARGLGPDDVRSVVTDYSDTEGAAATRRILAEPAPPTALVYDNDVMAVAGIAVAAELGIAVPGRISMVAWDDSALCRVTHPRLTALVRDTAGFGRLAAEELLGVLAGGPPRARESEQPRLEPRESTAPPRPHTDSDPILEPLP, encoded by the coding sequence ATGGCCCGCAGACCCACCATCAAGGACATCGCCCGCCGCGCCGGGGTGTCCGAGAGCGCCGTGTCCTTCGCGCTCAACGACCGGCCCGGGGTGTCCCGGGAGACCCGCGCCCGGATCCGCGGGGTCGCCGAGGAACTCGGCTGGCAGCCCAACAGCGCCGCCCGCGCCCTGTCCGGGGAACGCTCCGGCGCGGTCGGGCTGGTGCTCGCCCGGCCCGCGCAGACCCTCGGCGTCGAGTCCTTCTTCCTCCAACTGGTCTCCGGCATACAGGAGGTGCTGTCCGCCGGCCGGGTCGCCCTGCTCTTCCAGGTCGTGGACGACATCGACGCGGAATGCGCCGTCCACCGCCGCTGGTGGGCCGAACGGCGCGTGGACGGGGTCCTCGTCGTCGACCCGCGCACCGACGACCCGCGCCCGGAACTCCTCGCGCAACTGGGCCTCCCGGCCGTCATGATCGGCGGGACGGGCGAGACCGGGCCCCTGTCCTCGGTATGGGCCGACGACGCCCGGGCCATGGCCCAGGTCCTGGACCACCTGTACGAGCTGGGCCACCGCCGGATCACCCACGTCGCCGGGCTGCCCGGCCTCGCCCACACCGCCCGCAGGATGGCCTCGCTGCGCGCCGAAGCCGAGGCGCGCGGGCTCGGCCCGGACGACGTGCGCTCGGTGGTCACCGACTACTCCGACACCGAGGGGGCGGCCGCCACCCGCCGGATCCTCGCGGAACCCGCACCGCCGACCGCCCTCGTCTACGACAACGACGTGATGGCGGTCGCCGGCATCGCCGTCGCCGCCGAGCTGGGCATCGCGGTCCCCGGCCGGATCTCCATGGTCGCCTGGGACGACTCCGCGCTCTGCCGGGTCACCCACCCCCGGCTCACCGCGCTCGTCCGCGACACCGCGGGCTTCGGCCGGCTCGCCGCCGAGGAGCTCCTCGGCGTGCTCGCCGGCGGCCCGCCCCGGGCGCGCGAGAGCGAGCAGCCCCGGCTGGAGCCCCGGGAGAGTACGGCCCCGCCCCGGCCGCATACTGATTCCGACCCCATCCTGGAGCCGCTTCCGTGA
- a CDS encoding antitoxin gives MGLLDTLKAKLAPAKDKVGDLAQQHEGKIGQNLDKMAQAVDSKTKGKYHGKIETGTSKAKDALGKIAHKDAPGGPTPPTAS, from the coding sequence ATGGGCCTGCTGGACACTCTGAAGGCCAAGCTCGCTCCGGCGAAGGACAAGGTCGGCGACCTCGCACAGCAGCACGAGGGCAAGATCGGCCAGAACCTCGACAAGATGGCCCAGGCCGTGGACTCCAAGACCAAGGGCAAGTACCACGGCAAGATCGAGACCGGCACGAGCAAGGCGAAGGACGCCCTGGGCAAGATCGCTCACAAGGACGCCCCCGGCGGTCCGACGCCGCCGACGGCGTCCTGA
- a CDS encoding TAXI family TRAP transporter solute-binding subunit — MVHVPPRIRRRTALWGLVAVLAVFGLLAWWLRPFGEPELKGGLTFSTGVRTGVYHRYGQLLDQALARDMPGVKVRLETSEGSQENLRRVATGGADFTIATADAVSKYRVDGKPGAEGLRGVARLYDDYVQLVVPAGSPVQSARDLRGKRVAVGQPGSGVRLVSERLLTAAKLDPARDITPVSIGIDTMPAELQAGRIDAFFWSGGLPTNAVRELSERFDIRLVQLGDLVAELQASGSPARYYRAAVMPQDAYTRARNTSSVATLAVPNLLVTTENTDPELTEQFTRTVILSRDRIGHEVHAAQLVDLRTAIYTEPLDLHEGAQRYYRSVKP; from the coding sequence ATGGTTCACGTTCCGCCCCGCATTCGCAGGCGCACCGCCCTGTGGGGGCTGGTGGCCGTCCTCGCGGTGTTCGGGCTGCTCGCGTGGTGGCTGAGGCCGTTCGGGGAGCCGGAGCTCAAGGGCGGGCTGACCTTCAGCACGGGTGTGCGTACGGGCGTCTACCACCGCTACGGGCAGCTGCTGGACCAGGCGCTCGCCCGGGACATGCCCGGGGTGAAGGTGCGGCTGGAGACCAGCGAGGGCTCGCAGGAGAACCTCCGGCGGGTGGCGACTGGCGGGGCGGACTTCACCATCGCGACGGCCGACGCGGTCTCCAAGTACCGGGTCGACGGGAAGCCGGGCGCGGAGGGGCTGCGCGGCGTCGCGCGGCTCTACGACGACTACGTGCAGCTGGTGGTCCCGGCCGGGTCGCCGGTGCAGTCGGCGCGGGACCTGAGGGGCAAGCGGGTCGCGGTCGGCCAGCCGGGCTCCGGCGTGCGGCTGGTCTCGGAGCGGCTGCTGACGGCGGCCAAGCTGGACCCGGCGCGGGACATCACCCCGGTGTCGATCGGCATCGACACCATGCCGGCGGAGCTTCAGGCGGGGCGGATCGACGCGTTCTTCTGGTCCGGCGGCCTGCCGACGAACGCGGTGCGCGAGCTGTCGGAGCGGTTCGACATCCGGCTCGTGCAGCTCGGCGACCTGGTGGCGGAGCTCCAGGCGAGCGGGAGCCCGGCGCGCTACTACCGGGCGGCGGTGATGCCCCAGGACGCGTACACGCGGGCCCGGAACACCTCTTCGGTGGCGACCCTGGCCGTGCCGAACCTGCTGGTCACCACGGAGAACACGGACCCGGAGCTGACCGAGCAGTTCACGCGGACGGTGATCCTCAGCCGTGACCGGATCGGGCACGAGGTACACGCGGCGCAGCTGGTGGACCTGCGCACGGCGATCTACACGGAACCGCTGGACCTGCACGAGGGCGCACAGCGGTACTACCGCTCGGTCAAGCCGTAG
- the miaA gene encoding tRNA (adenosine(37)-N6)-dimethylallyltransferase MiaA, with protein sequence MRNAAPAPRVIAVVGPTAAGKSDLGVALARHFDGEVVNADSMQLYRGMDIGTAKLTTEERGGVPHHLLDIWDVTETASVAEYQRLARAEIDALLAQGRTPVLVGGSGLYVRGALDAMEFPGTDPEVRARLEAEVTLRGPGALHARLAAADPAAAQAILPSNGRRIVRALEVIEITGKPFTANLPGHESVYDTVQIGVDVARPELDERIALRVDRMWEAGLVDEVRRLEARGLRDGITASRALGYQQVLAALAGDCTEDEARAETVRATKRFARRQDSWFRRDPRVHWLSGAVADRGELLGLAQSLVERAVTA encoded by the coding sequence GTGAGGAATGCAGCCCCCGCCCCGCGGGTCATCGCCGTCGTCGGTCCCACCGCGGCAGGAAAGTCCGATCTGGGCGTAGCCCTGGCCCGCCATTTCGACGGCGAAGTCGTCAACGCCGACTCCATGCAGCTGTACCGGGGGATGGACATCGGCACCGCCAAGCTGACGACGGAGGAGCGCGGAGGCGTCCCGCACCACCTCCTGGACATCTGGGACGTGACCGAGACCGCGAGCGTCGCCGAGTACCAGCGGCTGGCCCGCGCCGAGATCGACGCACTGCTCGCCCAGGGGCGTACGCCGGTCCTCGTCGGCGGATCGGGCCTGTACGTCCGCGGCGCCCTCGACGCGATGGAATTCCCCGGCACCGACCCGGAGGTCCGGGCCCGGCTGGAGGCCGAGGTCACGCTGCGCGGCCCCGGTGCCCTGCACGCCCGCCTCGCCGCCGCCGACCCGGCCGCCGCCCAGGCGATCCTGCCCAGCAACGGCCGCCGCATCGTCCGCGCCCTGGAGGTCATCGAGATCACGGGGAAGCCGTTCACCGCCAACCTGCCCGGTCACGAGTCGGTCTACGACACGGTGCAGATCGGTGTCGACGTGGCCAGGCCGGAGCTCGACGAGCGGATCGCGCTGCGCGTGGACCGGATGTGGGAGGCCGGGCTGGTGGACGAGGTCCGCAGGCTGGAGGCCCGGGGCCTGCGCGACGGAATCACCGCTTCCAGGGCGCTCGGCTACCAGCAGGTGCTGGCCGCCCTGGCCGGCGACTGCACGGAGGACGAGGCCCGCGCCGAGACCGTCCGGGCGACCAAGCGGTTCGCCCGCCGCCAGGACTCCTGGTTCCGCAGGGACCCCCGTGTGCACTGGCTCAGCGGCGCCGTCGCCGACCGGGGGGAACTCCTCGGACTTGCGCAGTCGTTGGTCGAACGAGCGGTTACAGCCTGA
- a CDS encoding glycosyl hydrolase, whose translation MHDEIPPRPPRPLRPPHPPRPLRFGANYTPARGWFHHWLDFDLEDVRADLDSVAALGLDHVRVFPLWPVFQPNRTLIRPRAVEQLVALADAAAERGLDVNVDGLQGHLSSFDFLPAWTGTWHRRNIFTDPDVVAAQEEYLRTLAAALADRPNFLGMTVGNEINQFSGAPHPDPDRITREQAGRWLERMLAACEKGAPGRSHVHAEYDAAWYQDGHPFTVAQAARLGAATAVHSWVFNGTAQRHGRTGTATEHHAAYLVELSKAWALDPHRPVWLQEVGAPAPLVPAEHAAAFTEATVANVLDCPDLWGVTWWCSHDVSRELADFPELEYGLGLLTNDRGVKPAGAAVARIADRWRGREHRPAVRSTALVLDVGGAEAAPRRSVCAPGGAFFEAWAALTAQGVRPAVVLAELAGDAAHLAGRGITEVLRVHDVT comes from the coding sequence ATGCACGACGAAATCCCTCCTCGTCCGCCCCGTCCGCTCCGTCCGCCTCACCCGCCCCGTCCGCTCCGTTTCGGCGCCAACTACACCCCGGCCCGCGGCTGGTTCCACCACTGGCTCGACTTCGACCTCGAAGACGTCAGGGCGGACCTCGACTCCGTCGCCGCGCTCGGGCTGGACCACGTACGGGTCTTCCCGCTGTGGCCGGTGTTCCAGCCGAACCGGACGCTCATCCGGCCGCGCGCCGTCGAACAGCTCGTCGCGCTCGCCGACGCGGCCGCCGAGCGCGGGCTCGACGTCAACGTGGACGGTCTGCAGGGGCACTTGTCGAGCTTCGACTTCCTGCCCGCCTGGACCGGGACCTGGCACCGGCGGAACATCTTCACCGACCCGGACGTCGTCGCCGCGCAGGAGGAGTACCTGCGCACGCTGGCCGCCGCCCTCGCCGACCGGCCCAACTTCCTCGGCATGACCGTCGGCAACGAGATCAACCAGTTCTCCGGCGCCCCGCACCCCGACCCCGACCGGATCACCCGCGAACAGGCGGGCCGCTGGCTGGAACGGATGCTCGCCGCCTGCGAGAAGGGCGCGCCGGGCCGGTCCCACGTGCACGCCGAGTACGACGCCGCCTGGTACCAGGACGGACACCCCTTCACCGTGGCGCAGGCGGCCCGGCTGGGCGCGGCCACGGCCGTGCACTCGTGGGTGTTCAACGGGACCGCGCAGCGCCACGGCCGGACCGGGACGGCGACCGAGCACCACGCCGCGTACCTGGTCGAGCTGTCGAAGGCCTGGGCGCTCGATCCGCACCGGCCGGTGTGGCTCCAGGAGGTCGGGGCGCCCGCGCCGCTGGTCCCGGCGGAGCACGCGGCCGCGTTCACCGAGGCGACCGTGGCGAACGTGTTGGACTGCCCGGACCTGTGGGGCGTGACCTGGTGGTGTTCGCACGACGTGTCCCGGGAGCTCGCGGACTTCCCGGAACTGGAGTACGGGCTCGGCCTGCTCACCAACGACCGCGGGGTCAAGCCGGCCGGGGCGGCCGTCGCCCGGATCGCCGACCGGTGGCGGGGGCGGGAGCACCGCCCGGCCGTCCGGTCCACGGCGCTGGTGCTGGACGTCGGCGGGGCGGAGGCCGCGCCGAGGCGTTCGGTGTGCGCGCCCGGCGGGGCGTTCTTCGAGGCCTGGGCCGCGCTGACGGCCCAAGGGGTCCGGCCCGCAGTGGTCCTGGCGGAGCTCGCCGGGGACGCCGCCCACCTGGCCGGGCGCGGCATCACCGAGGTGCTGCGCGTGCATGACGTCACCTGA
- a CDS encoding gliding motility protein, whose protein sequence is MTAEAEAEATGSETAAEPAEAEAPVAEAVEIPKQQSAEAAADSGAGESART, encoded by the coding sequence GTGACGGCGGAGGCCGAGGCCGAGGCCACGGGCTCCGAGACCGCGGCCGAGCCTGCCGAGGCGGAGGCTCCCGTGGCGGAAGCCGTGGAGATCCCGAAGCAGCAGTCGGCGGAGGCCGCCGCGGACAGCGGGGCCGGCGAGAGCGCCCGTACGTAG
- the miaB gene encoding tRNA (N6-isopentenyl adenosine(37)-C2)-methylthiotransferase MiaB: MTSSSDRSTAVDVKGTYEVRTYGCQMNVHDSERLSGLLEGAGYTRAPEGSDGDADVVVFNTCAVRENADNKLYGNLGRLAPMKTKRPGMQIAVGGCLAQKDRDTIVKRAPWVDVVFGTHNIGKLPVLLERARIQEEAQVEIAESLEAFPSTLPTRRESAYAAWVSISVGCNNTCTFCIVPALRGKEEDRRPGDILAEVEALVAEGVSEITLLGQNVNAYGSDLGDREAFSKLLRACGQIEGLERVRFTSPHPRDFTDDVIAAMAETPNVMPQLHMPMQSGSDTILRAMRRSYRQERFLGIIEKVRAAIPHAAISTDIIVGFPGETEEDFEQTMHAVREARFANAFTFQYSKRPGTPAADMEGQIPKEVVQERYMRLVALQEEISWEENKKQVGRTLEVMVAEGEGRKDGATHRLSGRAPDNRLVHFTKPEEEVRPGDVVTVDITYAAPHHLLAEGPTLTVRRTRAGDAWEKRNAAPAQPQGVMLGIPTLGVPAPLPATTSGCAAPTT, encoded by the coding sequence ATGACCAGCAGCAGCGACCGGAGCACGGCAGTGGACGTCAAGGGAACATACGAGGTGCGCACCTACGGGTGCCAGATGAACGTGCACGACTCCGAGCGGCTGTCCGGTCTGCTGGAGGGCGCGGGCTACACGCGGGCGCCCGAGGGCTCCGACGGTGACGCCGACGTCGTGGTGTTCAACACCTGCGCCGTCCGCGAGAACGCCGACAACAAGCTGTACGGCAACCTCGGTCGGCTCGCCCCGATGAAGACCAAGCGCCCCGGCATGCAGATCGCCGTCGGCGGCTGCCTCGCGCAGAAGGACCGCGACACGATCGTCAAGCGGGCCCCCTGGGTCGACGTGGTCTTCGGTACGCACAACATCGGCAAGCTGCCCGTCCTGCTGGAGCGCGCCCGCATCCAGGAGGAGGCGCAGGTCGAGATCGCCGAGTCGCTGGAGGCGTTCCCCTCCACGCTCCCGACCCGCCGCGAGTCCGCGTACGCCGCATGGGTGTCGATCTCCGTCGGCTGCAACAACACCTGCACCTTCTGCATCGTCCCCGCGCTGCGCGGCAAGGAGGAGGACCGCCGGCCCGGCGACATCCTCGCCGAGGTGGAGGCCCTGGTCGCCGAAGGCGTCTCCGAGATCACCCTGCTCGGCCAGAACGTGAACGCGTACGGCTCCGACCTGGGCGACCGCGAGGCCTTCTCGAAGCTGCTGCGCGCCTGCGGCCAGATCGAGGGCCTGGAGCGGGTCCGCTTCACCTCCCCGCACCCGCGGGACTTCACGGACGACGTGATCGCGGCGATGGCCGAGACCCCGAACGTGATGCCGCAGCTGCACATGCCGATGCAGTCCGGATCGGACACCATCCTGCGCGCCATGCGCCGCTCGTACCGCCAGGAGCGCTTCCTCGGCATCATCGAGAAGGTCCGCGCCGCCATCCCGCACGCCGCGATCTCCACCGACATCATCGTGGGCTTCCCCGGCGAGACGGAGGAGGACTTCGAGCAGACGATGCACGCGGTGCGCGAGGCCCGCTTCGCGAACGCGTTCACCTTCCAGTACTCCAAGCGCCCCGGGACCCCGGCGGCCGACATGGAGGGGCAGATCCCGAAGGAGGTCGTCCAGGAGCGCTACATGCGGCTGGTCGCCCTCCAGGAGGAGATCTCCTGGGAGGAGAACAAGAAGCAGGTCGGCCGCACCCTGGAGGTCATGGTCGCGGAGGGCGAGGGCCGCAAGGACGGCGCCACGCACCGCCTCTCCGGCCGCGCCCCCGACAACCGACTGGTCCACTTCACGAAGCCGGAGGAGGAGGTCCGCCCGGGCGACGTGGTGACGGTGGACATCACCTACGCGGCCCCGCACCACCTGCTCGCGGAAGGCCCGACCCTGACGGTCCGCCGGACCCGCGCGGGCGACGCCTGGGAGAAGCGGAACGCGGCCCCCGCGCAGCCGCAGGGCGTCATGCTGGGCATCCCGACGCTGGGCGTCCCCGCCCCCCTCCCCGCAACCACGTCGGGCTGCGCCGCCCCCACCACCTGA
- a CDS encoding HD domain-containing protein has translation MSAEATNPEARPDARPELRRRGRTRLDLRRLGRAALLGPTSRDRLPDAIGHVAEAHRAHHPDADLSILRRAYVLAESSHRGQMRKSGEPYITHPLAVTLILAELGAETTTLTASLLHDTVEDTEVTLDQVRAEFGDEVCFIVDGVTKVEKIDYGAAAEPETFRKMLVATGNDVRVMSIKLADRLHNMRTLGVMRPEKQARIAKVTRDVLIPLAERLGVQALKTELEDLVFAILHPEEYEHTRALIAAHAGERDPLPAIAASVRAVLREAGIAAEVQVRPRHFVSVHRIGLKRGELRGSDFGRILVLVGENADCYAVLGELHTCFTPVVSEFKDFVAAPKFNLYQSLHTAFATPEGYVAEVIVRTRQMHRVAEAGVVALGNPYATAPPEPGSAADTADCDEERVDPTRPGWLSRLLDWQQSAPDPDTFWSVLRAELAQDREITVFRADGGAPGTISLPAGASCIDAAYAQYGEAAHGCIGARVNGRLTSLASRLSDGDTVQLLLAHDASSGPAADWLEHARTPAARIAIGSWLQAHPDSVKPTATPARAPLSVVGARGGGGNAVADLPDATVRLAGCCTPVPPDAVAGFVVRGGAVTVHRIHCAAVAQMRALGRTSVTVHWRATADCRVTLLAESFGRPHLLADLTEAIAREGVEVVSATVEPPVEQRVRHTYTLQLPDAAGLPALMRAMRDVPGVYDVRRA, from the coding sequence ATGAGTGCAGAGGCCACGAACCCCGAAGCACGTCCCGACGCGCGCCCTGAACTCCGCAGACGAGGCCGGACCCGCCTTGACCTGCGACGACTCGGGCGCGCGGCCCTTCTCGGGCCCACATCCCGAGACCGGCTCCCCGATGCCATCGGCCACGTCGCAGAGGCGCACCGCGCCCATCACCCGGACGCGGACCTGTCCATCCTGCGCCGCGCGTACGTGCTCGCGGAGTCCTCGCACCGCGGCCAGATGCGCAAAAGCGGTGAGCCGTACATCACACATCCGCTCGCCGTCACCCTGATCCTCGCCGAACTCGGCGCCGAAACCACGACTTTGACGGCCTCTCTGCTCCACGACACCGTCGAGGACACCGAGGTGACCCTCGATCAGGTCCGCGCGGAATTCGGCGACGAGGTCTGCTTCATCGTCGACGGCGTCACCAAGGTCGAGAAGATCGACTACGGGGCCGCCGCCGAGCCCGAGACCTTCCGCAAGATGCTCGTCGCCACCGGCAACGACGTCCGCGTCATGTCCATCAAACTCGCCGACCGGCTGCACAACATGCGCACCCTCGGCGTGATGCGCCCCGAGAAGCAGGCGCGCATCGCCAAGGTCACCCGCGACGTCCTGATCCCGCTCGCCGAACGGCTCGGCGTCCAGGCCCTCAAGACCGAACTGGAAGACCTCGTCTTCGCGATCCTGCACCCCGAGGAGTACGAGCACACCCGCGCGCTCATCGCGGCCCACGCCGGGGAGCGCGACCCGCTGCCCGCCATCGCGGCCTCCGTCAGGGCCGTCCTGCGCGAAGCGGGCATCGCCGCCGAGGTGCAGGTCCGGCCCCGGCACTTCGTCTCCGTGCACCGGATCGGCCTCAAACGCGGCGAACTGCGCGGCTCCGACTTCGGCCGCATCCTCGTGCTCGTCGGCGAGAACGCCGACTGCTACGCCGTGCTGGGCGAGCTCCACACCTGCTTCACCCCGGTCGTCTCGGAGTTCAAGGACTTCGTCGCCGCCCCGAAGTTCAACCTGTACCAGTCGCTGCACACCGCCTTCGCCACCCCCGAGGGGTACGTGGCCGAAGTCATCGTCCGCACCCGCCAGATGCACCGGGTCGCCGAAGCCGGCGTGGTCGCCCTCGGCAACCCGTACGCCACCGCCCCGCCGGAGCCCGGCTCTGCGGCCGACACCGCCGACTGCGACGAGGAACGGGTCGACCCGACCCGGCCCGGCTGGCTCTCGCGCCTCCTCGACTGGCAGCAGTCCGCACCCGACCCCGACACCTTCTGGAGCGTGCTCCGCGCCGAGCTCGCACAAGACCGGGAGATCACCGTGTTCCGCGCCGACGGCGGCGCCCCCGGCACGATCAGCCTGCCCGCCGGGGCCAGCTGCATCGACGCCGCCTACGCCCAGTACGGCGAGGCGGCCCACGGCTGTATCGGCGCCCGGGTCAACGGGCGCCTCACCTCCCTGGCCTCCCGGCTGTCCGACGGGGACACCGTCCAGCTGCTGCTCGCCCACGACGCCTCCTCGGGGCCCGCCGCCGACTGGCTGGAGCACGCCAGGACCCCCGCCGCCCGGATCGCCATCGGCAGCTGGCTCCAGGCCCATCCCGACTCGGTGAAACCCACCGCCACCCCGGCCCGGGCACCGCTGTCCGTGGTCGGCGCCCGAGGCGGCGGCGGCAATGCCGTCGCCGACCTGCCGGACGCCACCGTGCGGCTGGCCGGCTGCTGCACCCCCGTACCTCCCGACGCCGTCGCCGGGTTCGTCGTACGGGGCGGGGCCGTCACCGTCCACCGCATCCACTGCGCGGCGGTGGCCCAGATGCGCGCGCTCGGACGGACCTCCGTCACCGTGCACTGGCGAGCCACGGCGGACTGCCGGGTCACCCTGCTCGCCGAATCGTTCGGCCGCCCGCACCTGCTGGCGGACCTGACCGAGGCCATCGCCCGCGAAGGGGTGGAAGTGGTCTCCGCGACCGTGGAACCGCCCGTCGAGCAGCGGGTGCGGCACACGTACACCCTGCAACTGCCCGACGCGGCCGGGCTGCCGGCCCTCATGCGGGCGATGCGGGACGTGCCGGGCGTCTACGACGTCCGCCGGGCCTAG